The DNA region GTATAGATGTCGGGTGATTGCCCGCCCAGATAGTCACGCCAGCAGCGGTGCATCATGTCGCGACTGAGGTAGGGGGCATTGGCATGGGTTGTGTAGCTGTCGGCACCGCATGTCGGGTCCGTTGCCGGATAGATCAGGAACAACCCTGCCGCACCTTTCGTCTTCAGCGCGGCCCCAAGGGCAAGGTTGCCGCCCGCGCTGTCCCCACCAAGCCAGAGGCCCGGAACCGTCTCCAAAGGTGACGCGCCCGTGCGAAGATGCTGAAACACCGCCACACATTCGGTCAGCGCTGCCGGGTAGGGATGTTCCGGCGCCAACGCGTAATCGATGCTGACCACCCGCAGCCCAGTGTCCCGCGCGATATCTGCGCAGATGAGGTCGTGACCTCGGATGGACCCAAGGCTCCACCCGCCACCATGGATATAGAGCATCGCCGCTGCGCGGGCGTCTGCCGTCTGATAGCTCCGTAGGGGCACCGCGCGGCCAGCCACGTCCATCGTCCAGTCGCGGGTCTGAATATCGTCAGGAACGGGTGGCAGCGCCGCCTCCATCCGCGCCACCGCAGCGCGGAGCTGGGATATCGGGCGCAGATGCTCGGGCACCGGGTCGGGGTCGGCGGCCATCTCGCGCGCCAGATCCCAAAGGTCCGGGGCGAGGCCGGGATAGGGGGCCGTATCGCCCATCTACATCATCTTGATGACGTCTTTGTCGATCGCCAGAATATACCCGCGCCGCGCGATGTTCTTGATCAGCAGCTCGGACACCATCTGGTTGCCAAGCGTGTCGCGCAGACGCTTGATGCGGGTCGCCCCCGCCGCCTCGTCGACATCCGTTTCGTGCTTGCCGGAAACCATCGATTCAATCTGCGCGCCGGTCAGCACGTCATCGTCCAGACGCGCTTCGGCCAAAACGGACAGCGTTTCCATCGCCGCGTCGGTCAGCTTGAATTCGAGGTTGTTGATCAGCACCACACGCTCTTCGCGCGACAGGATCAGGGACGAAACCTGAATTCCCTGACGCTCAATCTCGCGCATGCGGCGGTTCAGGGTGATAATCGTGACCAGAAACACGAGGCAAGCCACCAGAAGCGCGGTGGCGAAGATCATCAGGACAAAGATGACGGCGCGATAACTGGCCAACACCTTGGAGAACGTCGTGCCGGATTGCGCCAGCACCTCCAACATCCGGATCGCATCCGGATCACGGACCTCATTGGCCTCGAACACCTGAACGACCGCCTCGTTAAAGGCGTCCGCATCGGGCAGGTTCACGAACAGCAAAACGGCGGACGTCACGAGAACCACGACGACCGCCAGAATGCCAAGTTGTACGACGCGTGTTGACGCGATCCGTGTGTCAGAAACGGAGGAAGTATTGTCCGGCATCCGCTCTCCTTGAGGCGAGGCCGCTGTCGTCAAACACCGAACTCACATTCACCAACGTCCAGCCTTGGGCGGAAAGACGGCCAGCCACCACACCGGATGCGGCACCGACCGAACACGCGCTGTCAGGCACTTGCATGACACCGTAATGCAGACGCAGCGGGTTATCCATCCTTGCGCGGTAGTCCGCATAACAGGCGGCGTGGAGAGGACCGGCCAGGACAGACAGTGCAAGGGCGGCGAGGAGAGGTTTCAAAAATCGGGTCATAATGGAGTGCTCATCTATTGTGCTGAAAGGGGGCAGCTTCAAGGTCCAATATGCCGCCTGAGATGCCTGTCATTCAATATCCAGACGCGCGCGCAACGGCTGTTATTGGATAGCGGATGGGTCGGAATGGGTTGTTTTGCGCGGCTATCGGATAGCGGCGGGCCGTCATTGCATGGCCGAGCGGCCGGGAGAGAGGTTGGGGACACAAGCGCCGAATGAGTGCACCTTTCCTCACCACGCCCAGGGCCGTCACGCCCCGGGTCCAAGACCTCAACCTCTCGCAATTTACTTACAAGGGATAAAAACGATGCTGCGCCATCTCTCCAGATCATTCACCGCCGGGGCCCTGGCGATCACACTCGCGCTGACCGGGATAACGGCCACGGCCTCTCCGGCGGCGGCCAACAATCACCGCAACAATGGCGGGGAGGCGGCGGCCGTCCTCGGCGGGCTGCTGCTCCTGTATGGGTTGAGCCAGGCGGGTCGGAACAACGGCGACCGTCGTCAGCCGCAGGTCATCCAACCCCATCGTCCGCACAACCCCCAGCCGCAATTCCACCCCCAGCCGCGGTTTCAGCCCCAGCCCCAGTTTCAGCCGGTGCATCGTGTCGCCCCCCAACATTGTTTTGTGCAGGGCCATGACGGCAACGGCCAATATCGCGGCTACCGTTACCGCTGCATGCAAAACCATGCCGCCCAAGCGCATTTTCTGCCGTCCAATTGCCTGCGCCATGTCTGGACCGATCGCGGCCAGCGCACGATCTACAGCGCACGGTGCCTGAGCAATCACGGCTGGACCTTCGGCTGAATCTTTCCAAGGCGCAGTCCCCCGGGCGATGTATGCCCGGCGGACCCCCTGCGCGGCAAAACCGACCGAGCAGTCAGGGCGGGGCGGCGTGACCATCTGGTTGCGCCGCCTTTGTTGTTGGGCCATGGCGATGGCATGGGACCTGATTTTGAGATTGAGCGCGAGCTGGGTGGCCTTGTCGCGGGCGTGGATGAAGTGGGGCGCGGGCCGTGGGCCGGTCCCGTAACCGCCTGCGCCGTGGTTCTGGACCCCATGCAGGTCCCCGACGGCCTGAACGATTCCAAGAAGCTGTCAGAGGCGCGGCGCGATGCCTTGGCGATGCAGATCCTGCGGGTCGCCGATGTCTCGCTGGGCTGGGCCAGCGTCGAGGAGATCGACGCTCTCAACATCCGCCAGGCCACATTTCTTGCCATGCGCCGCGCGATGGACGGTCTGACCACCCCACCGACCCACGCGCTGATCGACGGAAACGCCATCCCGCCGGGCTTGTCCTGTCCGGCCACCTGCGTCGTGAAGGGGGACGGGCGGTCTGTCTCCATCGCGGCGGCGTCAATTGTGGCCAAAGTGCGGCGCGACGCCCTGATGAAAGAGCTTGCTGTGATGCATCCCGGTTACGGTTGGGAGACAAACATGGGCTATGGCACCGCCAAACACGCCGCTGGTCTACATCATCTAGGGGTGACCCAATATCATCGGCGCAGCTTTGCGCCCATTGCCAAGATCTTGTGTGGATAAAATCGTACGGATTCGATTCGAAGCAAATTGACCGGGATTCGAAGTTCGTGGAATCTGACCTCAATAACAATGAGCGCCCAAAGAGGCGCCTGTGCGAGGCGGACAATGACAATAAATACCAAAGAAAAGGCGGCGCAAGCGCTGCCCCTGAACACGATCCTTGCCGGCGATTGCATCGATGTAATGAACGCCCTTCCCGAGGCGTCTGTCGACCTGATCTTCGCCGATCCCCCCTATAATCTACAGTTGAAGGGCGACTTGCATCGTCCCAACAACAGCCTGGTGGATGCGGTCGATAACGATTGGGACCAGTTCGACAGCTTCAAGGCCTATGATGCTTTCACCAAGGCGTGGCTGGCGGCGGCAAAGCGGTTGCTGAAGCCCGGCGGCGCGATCTGGGTGATCGGCAGCTATCATAATATCTTCCGGGTGGGCGCAGAGTTGCAGACCCAGGGCTACTGGATCCTCAACGATGTGGTCTGGCGCAAGTCCAACCCGATGCCCAACTTTCGCGGCAAGCGCTTCACCAACGCCCACGAGACGATGATCTGGGCGTCCAAGGACGAAGGCGCGAAATACACCTTCAACTACGAGGCCCTAAAAGAGCTGAACGAGGGTATCCAGATGCGCTCGGACTGGGTGCTGCCGATCTGCAATGGGAGCGAGCGGTTGAAGGATGACAAGGGCGACAAGGCGCATCCGACGCAGAAGCCGGAATCGCTGCTGCACCGTGTGCTGGTGGGGTCGACGAACCCCGGTGACGTGGTGCTGGACCCGTTCTTTGGCACGGGCACGACCGGTGCTGTCGCCAAGGCTTTGGGCCGCGACTACATCGGGATCGAGCGGGAAGAAGCGTATCGCGTTGTGGCCGAAAAGCGCCTGTCCCGCGTGCGCAAGTTCGACAAGACGTCCATTGCCGTGACCACCCCCAAGCGTGCCGAGCCCCGTGTGCCCTTCGGCCAATTGGTCGAGCGGGGCATGCTGCGCCCCGGTGAGATGCTGTTCAGCCCCCGTGGGCAGCAGGCAAAGGTCCGCGCCGATGGCACGCTGATCGCCGACGACGTGAAAGGCTCCATCCACAAGGTGGGCGCCGAGCTGGAAGGCGCGCCGTCGTGCAACGGCTGGACGTATTGGAACTTCAAACGCGACGGGAAGAACGTCTCGATTGATGTGCTGCGCCAGCAGATCCGTGCCGAGATGGCCGGATAACATTTTCACAGAATTCCTCTCGCCCAAACGGGCGTTGGGACCAGAACCTTGCCGCCCGCGCATGACACCATTTTGGCGCGCGGGCCAACTTTGCCCGTCGGTCCAGGACCGGCGGGTTTTTTCTTGTGAGCCGCCCTGCGCGGTTTTTCCCCGTTGGAGGACGATGCGGCGCGCCTATCTATTGAAACAGGAGGTGCTGCCCATGAAAATTTCGGTGATCGGTGCAAGCCGCGGCATTGGCCGCAAAGTGGTGGAAGAGGCTCTGGAACGCGGCCATAGCGTGACTGGCATGGCGCGGTCCGCCACATCGCTTGGAATAGACCATGCGGAGTTCACCGCAATCGACGGGGATGCCACCAACGCGACCGATGTGACGCAAGCCATCGACGGCGCGGACGCGGTGATCCTGACCCTCGGCGTGCCGAAAGATGCGCGGGTCCTGAAGTCCACGACGCTATTCTCGGATGCCACAAGAACCTTGATCACCGCGATGGAAGAGGCGGGGATAAAACGCCTGCTCACCGTCACAGGCTTTGGCGCGGGCGACAGCAAAGAGAAACTCTCCACGCCGGAGCGTCTGACCCAAAAAGCGTTCCTGGGCCGCGCCTATGCCGACAAGGACCTGCAAGAAAAGTTGATCCGCGACAGCGATCTGGACTGGACCATCGCCCGCCCCGGCATCCTGTCGGACAACCGTAAAAGCAACGCCTATAAGGTGCTGGTCGAGAAAGAGACCTGGCGCAACGGGTTGATCAACCGCTCAGACGTGGCAGACTTTTTGGTCACCGCTGCAGAGGACGAGAGCCACATCCACAAAACCCCTGCCCTTCAACGCTGAGGGGCCCATTCGTCGCGCTCAACCCCATCAAGCGCTCTGGCACCAATGATCGACACTGCCCTTCCTTCCCCGTTCTTCAAATATCCCGGGGAGCGCGAGGGGCTGGCCCCTCGCATCGGGCGGCCGCTTCAGCGGTCGCCCCCACCAAAAAAAGCCCCAGACTAACGCGGTTCCGGATGGGTCAGCTTGTCATAGGCCTGCCACTCCGTGATTTCGGGGTAATACATTGCCCGCCAGCGCTTCACCCGCGGGTTCATCACCCGCTTCCACAAAGGCGGAACCATCGCGGCAGCCGTCATCACCGGGTAGCCGTATGGGAACTGCGGCGCGTCGGCCTCTCCATAGGTCTGCAACAGGGGGTATGGCCGATCCGGCTTGTAGTGATGATCGGAATGGCGCTGCAGGTTGATCAGCAACCAGTTTGACGCCTTATGCGCGGCATTCCACGAATGTCTCGGCTGCACGTGCTCGTATTTGCCACCGCCTAGGTGCTTTCGCGTCAACCCGTAATGCTCGATGTAGTTGGTCAGTTCCAACTGCCACACGGCCACGAAGGCCTGGCCCAGGAATATGGCGAGGCCGACCCAGCCGCCGATCCCAAACGCCAATGCGGTGAAGCCGGCTTGCAAGGCCAGATACCGCCAGACCGGATTTGACCCGTCCCACCACGGCAATCCCTTGCGGGCCAGCATGGTCTTCTCTGCCCGCCAGGAGGAGCCGTAGCTTTCGCGCAGTACGCGGGGAAAGAAGCGGTGGAAGCCCTCGTTATAGCGGGCGGTCACCGGGTCACGGCCCGTGCCGATATAGCGGTGATGGACCAGCAGATGCTCCGACCGGAAGTGGCTGTAGAGGACGCTGGCCATCAGCAGATCCCCCAGCCAGCGCTCCAGTCTGGACTTCTGGTGCATCAGCTCATGGGCGTAGTTGATGCCGATGGTGCCGCTCAGCACGCCCATCCCGAAGGATAGAAACACCAGTTCCACCCCGCCCAGATGATCGGCCCGTGTGGCATAGAAGATCACCGCGAACAGGGTCGCGAATTGCAGCGGCGGCCAGATCAGCGTGATGGCGCGGTACCAGAACAGCTGATCGTCCGGCGTGGTGGGGTCCGCGTTCTCCAGCTCCAACCCCGCGACCTGGTCGAGCATCGCAAAGAGCCACCATGTCGAAAGTGGGATCAACACCAGCCACCAGCCCCCTTTCGTGGCAACAAAGGCGATCAGTGGGATCAGCGCGAGGCTTGCCCAGAAGGGCAGGGCACGGTGGATTTTTGCGAATTTGTCAGCCGAGATCATGATCATCTCCGGTGAAGTGTCCCACGCTTAGATCGTGCGCCTTGCGCATCAGTGTAGGCAGGGACGACGGTTTGAATAGCGCGCGCGGCAGGAATTCGCCCCGCTGCGGCGACGTGTCCGATGCCGCGTTGGTGACACGCAGGGCGAGGCGCAGGTGGAAATGGGTGAAGGTATGGCGCACCTCCAGGCCCGGGTCGTGCCAATCGGCGGCGAAGGGTGGCACGTCGGTCGGCGCTTCGGACCAATCGCTGGTGGGGAAGGCCAACATGCCGCCCAACAATCCCTTTTCCTCGCGGGTTTCCAGCAGCACTGACCCGTCCTCCTGGCGCGCCACATAGACATAGCCAAGGCGGGTGGGCTTGGCTTTCTTGGGGGCTTTCTTTGGAAGGTCGGCAGCGATGCCCCGTTTGTGGGCGGTACAGGCCTCCATCACCGGGCAGATCCCACAGGCAGGGTTTTTCGGCGTACAGATCGTGGCGCCCAGATCCATCAGCGCCTGCGCATGATCACCGGGGCGATCATTGGGCGTCAGGCGGGTCGCGTGTTCTTTCAGAACAGATTTGCAGCCCGGCAGCGGGTCCTCCACCGCGAAGAGCCGGGCCATGACCCGTTCGATATTGCCATCCATGACCGGGGCGGGTTGTTGAAACGCGATGGAGGCGACGGCGGCGGCTGTGTAGGGCCCGATCCCGGGCAATTCCAGCAGCTCTGCCTCCGTCCTTGGGAACTGCCCGCCGTGTTCCTCCACCACCACGCGGGCGCATTTCAGCAAATTCCGGGCACGCGCGTAGTAACCAAGACCCGCCCATTCACCCATCACGGCCGCATCCTCTGCTGCGGCCAGATCACCAACCGTGGGCCAGAGCGCCGTGAACCGCTGAAAATACGCTTTCACGGCGGCCACGGTGGTTTGCTGCAACATGATCTCGCTGAGCCACACGCGGTAAGGGTCCGCGTCCAGCCCGCTTAACGGGGGCACGCGCCAGGGCAAATCGCGCGCGTGTACGTCGTACCAGTCCAGCAAGGCTCCTCCGATCAGCTGTTCACGCACCCGTTATCCATCCTGTGTGGCTTGCACTTGGTTAGCATCCCGTGAAGGCATAGAGTGCGCTCAGCCAAAGGATCAACCCATGCCCCCCCGTCACACGAGCGGCTCCTACCAAGCGAAATCCCCAAATGCGCGCCGCCGGCGTGGGTTTGAACGTGCCGTGACGCTGGTGGGGCCCGAGCTGAAGACGCCCGCCGAAAAGCGCGGATTCGCCGAGACCAAGCTGCTCACCCATTGGGCCGAGATCGCCGGGCCGGAGATTGCCGATATGGCGGTGCCGGTGAAAGTGAAATTCGGGCGCGGTTTCGGGGGCACGCTGGTTCTGCTGACCACAGGTGCCAAAGCGCCAATGCTGGAGATGAGCCGCGAGATCATCATCACCCGGGTGAATGCCTGCTACGGATATTCGGCCATCAAGGACGTTCAGGTCACTCAGACCGCCCCCACAGGATTTGCGGAGGGGCAGGTGGCCTTCAATGCCTCCAAACCCAAGGTCAAAGCCACGCCCGATCCGGCACGCATGGAGAAGGCGACAAAAGACCTCGATCATATATCAGACCCGGTGCTGCGAGACGCCTTGCGAAAGCTCGCCGGAAACATAATTAGTCAGACAAACCGTTAAGGAGAATCCACATGCAACGCAGAGCCATGTTGTTGGGCGGCGCCACCGGTATTCTGGGCGCGGGCGCCTACCTGCTGTGGAACGGCAGAGGCGGTCAGCGTTTTCAGACCGAAGCGCCGCTGACTCCGTTTACTGCGGCGAATGCGCAGGAGGCCACGGACCTGCCGGACGTGTTGGAGATGTCGAAAGGCAACCCCGACAGCGGCGTCACACTGATCGAATATGCGAGCTTCACCTGCCCGCATTGCCGCAGTTTCCACACCAATGTCTATCCGGATCTGAACCGCGACTATATCGAGCCGGGTCTGATCAACTTCGTCTATCGCGAGGTCTACTTTGACCGCTACGGCCTGTGGGCGGGCATGGTCGCACGCTGCGGCGGGCCTCTGCGCTACTTTGGCATTGTCGATCTGATCTACGCGCAGCAAAGCGAGTGGACCCAGGGGTCGCCTGCGGAGATTGCCGAAAACCTCAAGCGCATCGGGCGCGCCGCGGGCCTGTCCAACGAAGAGCTGGACGCCTGCATGACCGATGCCGCCATGGCCGAGGCGATGATCGCCAACTACGAGGCGCAGATGGAAGAGCATCCGATTGCGGGCACGCCTGCCTTTGTCCTCAACGGTGAGATGAGTGGCAACATGAACTACAACGAATTGCGCGGACGTCTGGATGCGGCCATTGAGGCGGCTGGCTGAACTGCCATGCAGCAGGCGTTGGGCGCAGGCCGGGTCTTTGCCAGTCACTACCAGTTTGTGCTGTGCGAAGATCCCGACCGGGTTCTGGCAGATGCCGAGAACTGGACGGATGACACGATTCAGCTGGGCTTTGCCGGTGTGCCCAAGTGGCGGATGATCGGCACGGAGGCCAATCTGAACGATCACT from Jannaschia sp. CCS1 includes:
- a CDS encoding alpha/beta hydrolase, which encodes MGDTAPYPGLAPDLWDLAREMAADPDPVPEHLRPISQLRAAVARMEAALPPVPDDIQTRDWTMDVAGRAVPLRSYQTADARAAAMLYIHGGGWSLGSIRGHDLICADIARDTGLRVVSIDYALAPEHPYPAALTECVAVFQHLRTGASPLETVPGLWLGGDSAGGNLALGAALKTKGAAGLFLIYPATDPTCGADSYTTHANAPYLSRDMMHRCWRDYLGGQSPDIYTSPNTADLRSLPQAVILTATLDPLLGDGEELAATFLAAGTPVWYETASGLIHGFLRFRAISPASDAAFRRATAALAVRL
- a CDS encoding winged helix-turn-helix domain-containing protein, giving the protein MPDNTSSVSDTRIASTRVVQLGILAVVVVLVTSAVLLFVNLPDADAFNEAVVQVFEANEVRDPDAIRMLEVLAQSGTTFSKVLASYRAVIFVLMIFATALLVACLVFLVTIITLNRRMREIERQGIQVSSLILSREERVVLINNLEFKLTDAAMETLSVLAEARLDDDVLTGAQIESMVSGKHETDVDEAAGATRIKRLRDTLGNQMVSELLIKNIARRGYILAIDKDVIKMM
- a CDS encoding ribonuclease HII gives rise to the protein MGPDFEIERELGGLVAGVDEVGRGPWAGPVTACAVVLDPMQVPDGLNDSKKLSEARRDALAMQILRVADVSLGWASVEEIDALNIRQATFLAMRRAMDGLTTPPTHALIDGNAIPPGLSCPATCVVKGDGRSVSIAAASIVAKVRRDALMKELAVMHPGYGWETNMGYGTAKHAAGLHHLGVTQYHRRSFAPIAKILCG
- a CDS encoding site-specific DNA-methyltransferase, which encodes MTINTKEKAAQALPLNTILAGDCIDVMNALPEASVDLIFADPPYNLQLKGDLHRPNNSLVDAVDNDWDQFDSFKAYDAFTKAWLAAAKRLLKPGGAIWVIGSYHNIFRVGAELQTQGYWILNDVVWRKSNPMPNFRGKRFTNAHETMIWASKDEGAKYTFNYEALKELNEGIQMRSDWVLPICNGSERLKDDKGDKAHPTQKPESLLHRVLVGSTNPGDVVLDPFFGTGTTGAVAKALGRDYIGIEREEAYRVVAEKRLSRVRKFDKTSIAVTTPKRAEPRVPFGQLVERGMLRPGEMLFSPRGQQAKVRADGTLIADDVKGSIHKVGAELEGAPSCNGWTYWNFKRDGKNVSIDVLRQQIRAEMAG
- a CDS encoding NAD(P)-dependent oxidoreductase — its product is MKISVIGASRGIGRKVVEEALERGHSVTGMARSATSLGIDHAEFTAIDGDATNATDVTQAIDGADAVILTLGVPKDARVLKSTTLFSDATRTLITAMEEAGIKRLLTVTGFGAGDSKEKLSTPERLTQKAFLGRAYADKDLQEKLIRDSDLDWTIARPGILSDNRKSNAYKVLVEKETWRNGLINRSDVADFLVTAAEDESHIHKTPALQR
- a CDS encoding alkane 1-monooxygenase codes for the protein MISADKFAKIHRALPFWASLALIPLIAFVATKGGWWLVLIPLSTWWLFAMLDQVAGLELENADPTTPDDQLFWYRAITLIWPPLQFATLFAVIFYATRADHLGGVELVFLSFGMGVLSGTIGINYAHELMHQKSRLERWLGDLLMASVLYSHFRSEHLLVHHRYIGTGRDPVTARYNEGFHRFFPRVLRESYGSSWRAEKTMLARKGLPWWDGSNPVWRYLALQAGFTALAFGIGGWVGLAIFLGQAFVAVWQLELTNYIEHYGLTRKHLGGGKYEHVQPRHSWNAAHKASNWLLINLQRHSDHHYKPDRPYPLLQTYGEADAPQFPYGYPVMTAAAMVPPLWKRVMNPRVKRWRAMYYPEITEWQAYDKLTHPEPR
- the mutY gene encoding A/G-specific adenine glycosylase; translation: MREQLIGGALLDWYDVHARDLPWRVPPLSGLDADPYRVWLSEIMLQQTTVAAVKAYFQRFTALWPTVGDLAAAEDAAVMGEWAGLGYYARARNLLKCARVVVEEHGGQFPRTEAELLELPGIGPYTAAAVASIAFQQPAPVMDGNIERVMARLFAVEDPLPGCKSVLKEHATRLTPNDRPGDHAQALMDLGATICTPKNPACGICPVMEACTAHKRGIAADLPKKAPKKAKPTRLGYVYVARQEDGSVLLETREEKGLLGGMLAFPTSDWSEAPTDVPPFAADWHDPGLEVRHTFTHFHLRLALRVTNAASDTSPQRGEFLPRALFKPSSLPTLMRKAHDLSVGHFTGDDHDLG
- a CDS encoding DUF721 domain-containing protein translates to MPPRHTSGSYQAKSPNARRRRGFERAVTLVGPELKTPAEKRGFAETKLLTHWAEIAGPEIADMAVPVKVKFGRGFGGTLVLLTTGAKAPMLEMSREIIITRVNACYGYSAIKDVQVTQTAPTGFAEGQVAFNASKPKVKATPDPARMEKATKDLDHISDPVLRDALRKLAGNIISQTNR
- a CDS encoding DsbA family protein; this encodes MQRRAMLLGGATGILGAGAYLLWNGRGGQRFQTEAPLTPFTAANAQEATDLPDVLEMSKGNPDSGVTLIEYASFTCPHCRSFHTNVYPDLNRDYIEPGLINFVYREVYFDRYGLWAGMVARCGGPLRYFGIVDLIYAQQSEWTQGSPAEIAENLKRIGRAAGLSNEELDACMTDAAMAEAMIANYEAQMEEHPIAGTPAFVLNGEMSGNMNYNELRGRLDAAIEAAG